From the genome of Aricia agestis chromosome 9, ilAriAges1.1, whole genome shotgun sequence, one region includes:
- the LOC121730405 gene encoding mid1-interacting protein 1A: MAFNTDISSKLETSRNTLRKIARHDDTEFSKQSILNDMEKFVKMVNTMEETVLVPSRLMNLPQEGDDDPFSLFAMLNNLKTELLWAGDAEEQLERGRRISDMSDTESETSSAAGDSGIDGEDERESAARAAAACRRHLRGLRHSLRQLTAAAAHLTRSYQEEVGAPV, from the exons ATGGCTTTTAACACCGATATTTCGAGCAAATTAGAAACTAGCAG GAACACATTAAGAAAAATCGCAAGGCACGATGATACAGAATTCTCAAAACAAAGCATCTTGAATGACATGGAAAAATTTGTCAAAATGGTCAACACTATGGAGGAAACCGTACTAGTACCGAGTCGTTTGATGAATTTGCCACAAGAGGGAGATGACGATCCGTTCAGTCTATTCGCTATGCTGAACAACTTAAAGACTGAACTTCTGTGGGCGGGTGATGCTGAGGAGCAACTCGAACGTGGCAGACGTATATCTGACATGAGTGACACGGAAAGTGAGACCTCCAGTGCCGCTGGAGACTCAGGCATCGACGGTGAGGACGAGAGGGAGTCGGCTGCCCGTGCCGCTGCAGCGTGCAGACGTCACCTGAGGGGTCTCCGGCATTCTCTCAGACAGCTGACCGCTGCTGCTGCACATCTCACGAGGTCATACCAGGAAGAAGTGGGTGCTCCGGTATAA